A region of Diadema setosum chromosome 15, eeDiaSeto1, whole genome shotgun sequence DNA encodes the following proteins:
- the LOC140239353 gene encoding MICOS complex subunit Mic10-like has translation MSDSPTRSEDVLGQKWDRCISDTLIKVGGGLGLGVVFSVFIFKRRPWPIAFGSGIGLGMGYANCQHDFRDPFKLHGKIVKVLPDVVADTTKAVEMPAVPETAPSS, from the exons ATGTCTGATTCTCCGACAAGAAGTGAAGATGTCCTTGGACAGAAATGGGACAGATGCATTTCCGACACTTTGATTAAAGTTG GTGGAGGTCTTGGACTTGGAGTGGTTTTCTCAGTATTCATCTTCAAAA GACGACCGTGGCCCATTGCCTTTGGATCTGGAATTGGACTTGGCATGGGCTATGCTAATTGCCAACATGATTTCAGGGATCCATTCAAACTCCATGGAAAGATTGTCAAG GTTCTCCCGGATGTTGTTGCAGACACAACCAAAGCAGTAGAAATGCCAGCTGTTCCCGAAACGGCACCCTCATCATAG